The following proteins are co-located in the Doryrhamphus excisus isolate RoL2022-K1 chromosome 15, RoL_Dexc_1.0, whole genome shotgun sequence genome:
- the nudt1 gene encoding oxidized purine nucleoside triphosphate hydrolase, producing MLSSKLLTLVIVVQPGKVLLGMKKRGFGAGWWNGFGGKVEAGETIEEAARRELLEESGLTADTLEKVGNIKFEFVGDKKLLDVHIFRADSYTGEPTETEEMRPQWFDFDKIPFNQMWPDDYMWYPLLLQKKKFMGYMVFQGNDVILSHKLEEVDEL from the exons ATGCTGAGTTCCAAGCTGTTGACTCTGGTGATAGTGGTCCAGCCTGGCAAGGTCCTGCTGGGGATGAAGAAGCGAGGATTCGGGGCTGGGTGGTGGAATGGTTTCGGGGGCAAAGTGGAAGCTGGAGAAACTATTGAGGAAGCAGCAAGGag AGAACTCCTTGAAGAAAGTGGCCTCACCGCAGATACTCTCGAAAAGGTTGGAAATATCAAGTTCGAATTTGTCGGAGACAAGAAGCTGCTGGACGTTCACATTTTCAGAGCCGACTCCTACACCGGGGAGCCAACTGAAACAGAAG AAATGAGACCCCAGTGGTTCGACTTTGACAAAATCCCCTTCAACCAAATGTGGCCCGACGACTACATGTGGTACCCGCTGCTGTTGCAGAAGAAAAAGTTTATGGGCTACATGGTCTTCCAGGGTAACGATGTGATCCTGAGCCacaagctggaggaggtggacgAGCTGTGA
- the snx8a gene encoding sorting nexin-8a isoform X1 yields the protein MTVRAMAAEINDGSVPAYYREVYEAVCCRNDEKVRVDVFYRLLERTNLPKAVQAQIVEHVDSTNGFLSKLSLYKMLALIAIAQQGKKLSPKVLESYIQELPKPQLGELSELCALRMQPVEEDVLTLTRTLDQLLDTDCIQVEIIPEKKGLFLKHVEYQVTSQRHKTSVYRRYSDFDVFHEVLMQRFPYRVVPALPPKRMLKGVLTSVSEREFIEGRRRGLRRFVNLVAKHPFLSEDELVKTFLTFGGSDVQTRLRDIYKKTGDEFMTNRIATEAKDYLPADIQNQFSQSRELIKNIYNSIYKLREQAEKMAERSKGNASDLLLFGRELSTLGSETLFLPPLASSQSTWGPMCQSLKSLSAEFAKLSHQAGQQARREQDDVVEKLNLFLDLLQSYRDLCERHEKGVPHEYQRALQKYGMMKKQMLNTIVQPREQALVSQLESGIVQQESAIQTMTLRNYFALFCLHQETQLIFTYLPITSHILGAFVNSQVQGHREMGAVWNELQPKLGCLFGEPQNGLKPAL from the exons ATGACAGTCCGAGCCATGGCAGCAGAGATCAATGACG gCTCAGTTCCTGCCTATTACAGAGAAGTGTACGAAGCCGTCTGCTGCAGGAATGATGAAAAGGTTCGAGTTGATGTTTTTTACAGGTTGCTAGAAAGGACCAATCTCCCCAAGGCAGTTCAAGCCCAG ATAGTCGAGCACGTGGACTCCACCAATGGTTTCCTGAGCAAGCTGTCGCTCTATAAAATGCTGGCTTTAATTGCCATCGCTCAGCAGGGGAAGAAACTCAGTCCCAAAGTCCTGGAGAGCTACATACAAG AGCTACCGAAGCCTCAGCTGGGGGAGCTGAGTGAGTTGTGTGCTCTAAGGATGCAGCCCGTCGAGGAGGACGTGTTGACACTGACACGCACGCTGGACCAGTTGCTGGACACGGATTGCATCCAGGTGGAGATCATACCGGAGAAGAAGGGCCTGTTCCTCAAACACGTGGAGTACCAGGTCACCAGCCAG CGTCACAAAACATCGGTTTATCGCCGCTACAGCGATTTCGATGTCTTCCATGAGGTTTTGATGCAGCGGTTCCCCTACAGAGTGGTGCCAGCGCTTCCTCCGAAAAGAATGTTAAAAGGAG TCCTGACCTCCGTTTCCGAGCGCGAGTTCATCGAGGGGAGGCGGCGTGGTCTGCGTAGATTCGTCAATCTGGTGGCGAAGCACCCCTTCTTATCGGAGGATGAGCTGGTTAAGACCTTCCTCACCTTTGGCGGCTct GATGTCCAGACAAGGCTGCGggacatttacaagaaaacgGGTGATGAGTTCATGACCAACAGAATTGCGACCGAAGCAAAG GATTACCTCCCCGCCGATATCCAGAATCAGTTCTCTCAGAGCAGAGAGCTGATCAAAAATATCTACAACAGCATCTACAAGCTGCGGGAGCAAGCCGAGAAAATGGCCGAACGCTCCAAGGGGAACGCCAGTGACCTCCTCCTGTTTGGCAGGGAGCTCAG CACTTTGGGTTCCGAAACGTTGTTTCTTCCACCGTTGGCCTCGTCGCAGAGTACTTGGGGTCCAATGTGTCAGTCTCTAAAAAGTCTGTCAGCAGAATTCGCAAAGCTCTCACATCAAGCCGGGCAGCAG GCCAGACGGGAGCAGGACGATGTTGTGGAAAAACTGAATCTTTTCCTGGATTTGCTCCAGTCGTACAGA GACCTGTGCGAGCGCCACGAGAAGGGCGTGCCCCACGAGTATCAGCGAGCGCTGCAAAAGTACGGCATGATGAAGAAGCAGATGTTGAACACCATTGTGCAGCCAAGGGAACAGGCCTTGGTGAGCCAGCTCGAATCTGGGATTGTTCAG CAAGAGAGCGCCATTCAGACCATGACGTTGCGTAACTACTTCGCACTGTTCTGCCTCCACCAAGAAACGCAGCTCATTTTCACCTACCTGCCAATCACCTCCCACATCCTGGGAGCTTTTGTTAACTCCCAGGTGCAAGGACACAGAGAG ATGGGCGCAGTGTGGAACGAACTACAGCCCAAGCTTGGCTGTCTCTTTGGGGAACCCCAGAACGGATTGAAACCCGCCCTCTAG
- the ttyh3a gene encoding protein tweety homolog 3 isoform X1 — protein MAAVVSYSPPWWVNLLHRLPHFNFRFEQTSSDFQPEDWTYQQSILLLGSVALACLALDLLFLLFYSIWLCCRRTKNEEQPSADCCCTAWCVIIATLVCSAGIAVGFYGNGETCDGVNRLTYSLRHANRTITGVQNLVSNGTSLLNQTVDNKLQQLEGQYAQHADSLSIIQKLQGQLDELVRQMVEIPFWDNADISLEELAVRIELYDWYRWLGYLGLLMFDVLICLLVLFGLIRNSKGTLIGVCLFGVMALVISWASLGLELAASVSSSDFCVAPDTYVTQVADQYEVINQDILKYYLSCSLEQTNPFQQKLSGSHKALVEMQDDVLELLRSATGEYKQAQASLEEIQGILNTTEISLHQLTALVDCRSLHMDYVQAVTGLCYDGLEGLIYLVLFSFVTALMFTSIVCSVPHTWHSKRADEDSDDGSLGRGGRHNHDNLYRVHMPSLYSCGSSYGSEASIPAAAHTVSNAPVTEYMAQNANFPNSRCENTPLIGRESPPPSLYLTPAHTNSGHSWQLKPSESSRSFW, from the exons ATGGCGGCGGTGGTTAGCTACTCTCCACCCTGGTGGGTCAACCTACTGCACCGGCTTCCTCATTTCAACTTCAGGTTCGAGCAAACCAGCAGCGATTTCCAGCCAGAGGACTGGACATATCAACAG TCCATCCTGCTACTGGGAAGTGTGGCGCTGGCCTGTCTGGCCCTGGACCTCCTCTTCTTGCTCTTCTACTCCATTTGGCTGTGCTGCCGACGCACCAAAAACGAGGAGCAGCCGTCGGCCGACTGCTGCTGCACCGCCTGGTGTGTCATCATCGCCACACTGGTGTGCAG CGCTGGCATTGCTGTCGGTTTCTATGGAAACGGTGAGACTTGTGATGGAGTGAACCGGCTGACGTATTCCCTGCGCCACGCAAACCGCACAATTACTGGTGTGCAGAACCTG GTTTCCAACGGCACGTCCTTGCTGAACCAGACGGTGGATAACAAGCTGCAGCAGCTCGAGGGTCAGTACGCGCAGCATGCAGACTCCCTGTCCATCATCCAGAAGCTCCAGGGCCAGCTGGACGAGCTGGTCAGACAGATGGTGGAGATTCCCTTCTGGGACAACGCCGACATCTCCCTGGAGGAACTGGCTGTCAGGATTGAGCTGTATGACTGGTACAG GTGGCTTGGCTACCTCGGTCTGCTGATGTTTGATGTCCTCATTTGTCTGCTGGTGCTGTTTGGCCTCATTCGCAACTCCAAGGGGACCCTAATTGG GGTGTGTTTGTTTGGTGTGATGGCTCTGGTGATCAGTTGGGCCTCGCTGGGTCTGGAGTTGGCCGCCTCTGTG AGCTCCAGTGACTTCTGCGTGGCTCCCGACACATACGTCACCCAAGTGGCAGACCAATACGAAGTCATCAATCAAG ACATCCTCAAGTACTACTTGAGTTGCAGTTTGGAGCAAACCAACCCCTTCCAGCAG AAGCTTTCCGGGAGCCACAAAGCACTCGTTGAGATGCAGGACGACGTCCTAGAGCTGCTGCGATCGGCCACCGGGGAATACAAACAAGCTCAG GCAAGTTTGGAGGAGATCCAGGGGATACTGAACACCACAGAAATCAGCCTTCATCAGCTTACAGCCCTGGTGGACTGCCGCAGTCTGCACATG GACTACGTCCAAGCCGTGACGGGGCTGTGCTACGACGGGCTGGAGGGCCTCATCTACCTGGTGCTCTTCTCCTTTGTCACCGCCCTCATGTTCACCTCCATTGTCTGCAGCGTGCCTCACACCTGGCACAGCAAGCG GGCAGACGAGGACAGCGACGACGGCTCGCTGGGTCGTGGCGGGAGGCATAACCACGACAACTTGTACCGCGTGCACATGCCCAGCCTGTACAGCTGTGGCAGCAGCTACGGCAGCGAGGCGTCCATCCCGGCCGCCGCGCACACCGTCAGCAACGCCCCTGTCACGGAATACAT
- the snx8a gene encoding sorting nexin-8a isoform X2 — protein sequence MTVRAMAAEINDGSVPAYYREVYEAVCCRNDEKVRVDVFYRLLERTNLPKAVQAQIVEHVDSTNGFLSKLSLYKMLALIAIAQQGKKLSPKVLESYIQELPKPQLGELSELCALRMQPVEEDVLTLTRTLDQLLDTDCIQVEIIPEKKGLFLKHVEYQVTSQRHKTSVYRRYSDFDVFHEVLMQRFPYRVVPALPPKRMLKGVLTSVSEREFIEGRRRGLRRFVNLVAKHPFLSEDELVKTFLTFGGSDVQTRLRDIYKKTGDEFMTNRIATEAKDYLPADIQNQFSQSRELIKNIYNSIYKLREQAEKMAERSKGNASDLLLFGRELSTLGSETLFLPPLASSQSTWGPMCQSLKSLSAEFAKLSHQAGQQARREQDDVVEKLNLFLDLLQSYRDLCERHEKGVPHEYQRALQKYGMMKKQMLNTIVQPREQALQESAIQTMTLRNYFALFCLHQETQLIFTYLPITSHILGAFVNSQVQGHREMGAVWNELQPKLGCLFGEPQNGLKPAL from the exons ATGACAGTCCGAGCCATGGCAGCAGAGATCAATGACG gCTCAGTTCCTGCCTATTACAGAGAAGTGTACGAAGCCGTCTGCTGCAGGAATGATGAAAAGGTTCGAGTTGATGTTTTTTACAGGTTGCTAGAAAGGACCAATCTCCCCAAGGCAGTTCAAGCCCAG ATAGTCGAGCACGTGGACTCCACCAATGGTTTCCTGAGCAAGCTGTCGCTCTATAAAATGCTGGCTTTAATTGCCATCGCTCAGCAGGGGAAGAAACTCAGTCCCAAAGTCCTGGAGAGCTACATACAAG AGCTACCGAAGCCTCAGCTGGGGGAGCTGAGTGAGTTGTGTGCTCTAAGGATGCAGCCCGTCGAGGAGGACGTGTTGACACTGACACGCACGCTGGACCAGTTGCTGGACACGGATTGCATCCAGGTGGAGATCATACCGGAGAAGAAGGGCCTGTTCCTCAAACACGTGGAGTACCAGGTCACCAGCCAG CGTCACAAAACATCGGTTTATCGCCGCTACAGCGATTTCGATGTCTTCCATGAGGTTTTGATGCAGCGGTTCCCCTACAGAGTGGTGCCAGCGCTTCCTCCGAAAAGAATGTTAAAAGGAG TCCTGACCTCCGTTTCCGAGCGCGAGTTCATCGAGGGGAGGCGGCGTGGTCTGCGTAGATTCGTCAATCTGGTGGCGAAGCACCCCTTCTTATCGGAGGATGAGCTGGTTAAGACCTTCCTCACCTTTGGCGGCTct GATGTCCAGACAAGGCTGCGggacatttacaagaaaacgGGTGATGAGTTCATGACCAACAGAATTGCGACCGAAGCAAAG GATTACCTCCCCGCCGATATCCAGAATCAGTTCTCTCAGAGCAGAGAGCTGATCAAAAATATCTACAACAGCATCTACAAGCTGCGGGAGCAAGCCGAGAAAATGGCCGAACGCTCCAAGGGGAACGCCAGTGACCTCCTCCTGTTTGGCAGGGAGCTCAG CACTTTGGGTTCCGAAACGTTGTTTCTTCCACCGTTGGCCTCGTCGCAGAGTACTTGGGGTCCAATGTGTCAGTCTCTAAAAAGTCTGTCAGCAGAATTCGCAAAGCTCTCACATCAAGCCGGGCAGCAG GCCAGACGGGAGCAGGACGATGTTGTGGAAAAACTGAATCTTTTCCTGGATTTGCTCCAGTCGTACAGA GACCTGTGCGAGCGCCACGAGAAGGGCGTGCCCCACGAGTATCAGCGAGCGCTGCAAAAGTACGGCATGATGAAGAAGCAGATGTTGAACACCATTGTGCAGCCAAGGGAACAGGCCTTG CAAGAGAGCGCCATTCAGACCATGACGTTGCGTAACTACTTCGCACTGTTCTGCCTCCACCAAGAAACGCAGCTCATTTTCACCTACCTGCCAATCACCTCCCACATCCTGGGAGCTTTTGTTAACTCCCAGGTGCAAGGACACAGAGAG ATGGGCGCAGTGTGGAACGAACTACAGCCCAAGCTTGGCTGTCTCTTTGGGGAACCCCAGAACGGATTGAAACCCGCCCTCTAG
- the ttyh3a gene encoding protein tweety homolog 3 isoform X2: MAAVVSYSPPWWVNLLHRLPHFNFRFEQTSSDFQPEDWTYQQSILLLGSVALACLALDLLFLLFYSIWLCCRRTKNEEQPSADCCCTAWCVIIATLVCSAGIAVGFYGNGETCDGVNRLTYSLRHANRTITGVQNLVSNGTSLLNQTVDNKLQQLEGQYAQHADSLSIIQKLQGQLDELVRQMVEIPFWDNADISLEELAVRIELYDWYRWLGYLGLLMFDVLICLLVLFGLIRNSKGTLIGVCLFGVMALVISWASLGLELAASVSSSDFCVAPDTYVTQVADQYEVINQDILKYYLSCSLEQTNPFQQKLSGSHKALVEMQDDVLELLRSATGEYKQAQASLEEIQGILNTTEISLHQLTALVDCRSLHMDYVQAVTGLCYDGLEGLIYLVLFSFVTALMFTSIVCSVPHTWHSKRADEDSDDGSLGRGGRHNHDNLYRVHMPSLYSCGSSYGSEASIPAAAHTVSNAPVTEYMAQNANFPNSRCENTPLIGRESPPPSYTSSMRAKYLANSRPEPQSTPPSSN, translated from the exons ATGGCGGCGGTGGTTAGCTACTCTCCACCCTGGTGGGTCAACCTACTGCACCGGCTTCCTCATTTCAACTTCAGGTTCGAGCAAACCAGCAGCGATTTCCAGCCAGAGGACTGGACATATCAACAG TCCATCCTGCTACTGGGAAGTGTGGCGCTGGCCTGTCTGGCCCTGGACCTCCTCTTCTTGCTCTTCTACTCCATTTGGCTGTGCTGCCGACGCACCAAAAACGAGGAGCAGCCGTCGGCCGACTGCTGCTGCACCGCCTGGTGTGTCATCATCGCCACACTGGTGTGCAG CGCTGGCATTGCTGTCGGTTTCTATGGAAACGGTGAGACTTGTGATGGAGTGAACCGGCTGACGTATTCCCTGCGCCACGCAAACCGCACAATTACTGGTGTGCAGAACCTG GTTTCCAACGGCACGTCCTTGCTGAACCAGACGGTGGATAACAAGCTGCAGCAGCTCGAGGGTCAGTACGCGCAGCATGCAGACTCCCTGTCCATCATCCAGAAGCTCCAGGGCCAGCTGGACGAGCTGGTCAGACAGATGGTGGAGATTCCCTTCTGGGACAACGCCGACATCTCCCTGGAGGAACTGGCTGTCAGGATTGAGCTGTATGACTGGTACAG GTGGCTTGGCTACCTCGGTCTGCTGATGTTTGATGTCCTCATTTGTCTGCTGGTGCTGTTTGGCCTCATTCGCAACTCCAAGGGGACCCTAATTGG GGTGTGTTTGTTTGGTGTGATGGCTCTGGTGATCAGTTGGGCCTCGCTGGGTCTGGAGTTGGCCGCCTCTGTG AGCTCCAGTGACTTCTGCGTGGCTCCCGACACATACGTCACCCAAGTGGCAGACCAATACGAAGTCATCAATCAAG ACATCCTCAAGTACTACTTGAGTTGCAGTTTGGAGCAAACCAACCCCTTCCAGCAG AAGCTTTCCGGGAGCCACAAAGCACTCGTTGAGATGCAGGACGACGTCCTAGAGCTGCTGCGATCGGCCACCGGGGAATACAAACAAGCTCAG GCAAGTTTGGAGGAGATCCAGGGGATACTGAACACCACAGAAATCAGCCTTCATCAGCTTACAGCCCTGGTGGACTGCCGCAGTCTGCACATG GACTACGTCCAAGCCGTGACGGGGCTGTGCTACGACGGGCTGGAGGGCCTCATCTACCTGGTGCTCTTCTCCTTTGTCACCGCCCTCATGTTCACCTCCATTGTCTGCAGCGTGCCTCACACCTGGCACAGCAAGCG GGCAGACGAGGACAGCGACGACGGCTCGCTGGGTCGTGGCGGGAGGCATAACCACGACAACTTGTACCGCGTGCACATGCCCAGCCTGTACAGCTGTGGCAGCAGCTACGGCAGCGAGGCGTCCATCCCGGCCGCCGCGCACACCGTCAGCAACGCCCCTGTCACGGAATACAT
- the mrm2 gene encoding rRNA methyltransferase 2, mitochondrial — protein MDMPPYSSQWEVLVPRLRNDIFRFLSSKAMCRSIQIRLIHSSWRLLKKKSPAEKRWLVRQSNDPYVKASHALNFRCRSAFKLLEVDDKFRLLQPGYCVVDCGAAPGAWSQVAVHRVNSAGTDSKLPSGTVVGIDLLNMHPLDGAHFLSSHDVADPATHAKLCDLLPGGQAHLLLSDMAPNASGFRELDHERLITLCLSLLDLAEKILRPGGSLLCKYWDGSLARKLQERLLLVFSNVQSLKPNASRKDSAERYFLARNYRKADDNRLF, from the exons ATGGACATGCCGCCTTATTCAAGCCAATGGGAAGTTCTGGTTCCGCGGCTGCGCAATGACATCTTCCGGTTCCTGTCCTCGAAAGCAATGTGTCGTTCCATACAAATACGATTAATCCATTCGTCATGGCGTCTcctgaagaaaaaaagtccaGCGGAGAAAAGATGGCTTGTCCGGCAGTCGAACGACCCGTACGTCAAAGCTTCCCACGCCCTCAACTTTCGCTGTAGGAGCGCCTTCAAGTTGCTGGAGGTCGACGACAAATTCCGTCTCCTTCAGCCGGGATACTGCGTGGTGGACTGTGGTGCAGCTCCGGGAGCCTGGAGCCAGGTGGCGGTGCACAGGGTCAACTCGGCAGGTACAG ATTCAAAGTTACCCAGTGGGACAGTCGTTGGCATTGACCTCCTAAACATGCACCCTCTGGATGGcgcccacttcctgtccagccaCGACGTCGCTGACCCTGCCACGCACGCCAAGCTTTGTGACTTACTCCCTGGCGGCCAGGCTCACCTCCTCCTCAGTGACATGGCTCCCAACGCCAGCGGCTTCCGGGAACTGGACCACGAGAGACTCATCACGCTGTGCTTGTCTCTGTTGGACTTAGCCGAAAAGATCTTGCGGCCTGGAGGTTCTCTTCTGTGCAAGTACTGGGATGGATCGTTGGCCCGTAAACTCCAGGAGAGGCTTTTGCTTGTGTTTAGTAACGTACAAAGTTTAAAGCCAAATGCAAGTCGGAAAGACTCTGCTGAGAGGTATTTCCTCGCCAGGAACTACAGGAAAGctgatgataatagattattTTGA